The genome window CGTCTTCATTGTCATGGAAGGTTTTGTACATCCCAAAAATCTTGTTGTGGTTGCGGGCCATGTCAATGCCCCGCCCGTTATCGGCCACACTTAGCACGGTGTAGTCGCCCTCGCGGTAGCTATCCAGGGTTAGTTGCGGCGAAGCACTTGCCGAGCGGTACTTGATGGCGTTACTGAGCAGGTTAAGCAAAATGCTGTCTAGGTAGGCGGGTACTACCTGTACTGTTACTTCCTCCGGAATGTTCAGGGTAACAGTTAATTGGCTTTCGTGAATCAGAACATTCATGGCCTCCAGAGTGCGGCTTACCTCCTGGCGCAGGCCGCGCATCTCCTTGGGCTGCAAACCCATGTTATTAACCGTGACAATCTCATTCAGGTTGATGATGGTCTCGGCCAGCTTGTCGGTGCTGGTTTTGAGCATCTCCAGAAACATGGTGGCCTGGGCTTCATCCGTGGCGTTCTGCAGGAATTTTACCAGGGCCGTCAGGTTGGCGGAGTGCGAGCGGATGTTGTGGGAAATGATGTAGGCGAAGTTCTGAAGCCGGGCGTTTTGCTGGTTGGTAAGGGCCAGCAGCTGCTTGGACCGCTCCAAATTGTCTACCAGCAGCGTCACGTCGTAGCCCACGCACTGAATTTCCACTACCTCCCCGTTGCTGCCCACAATCCCTTTGAACTCCCAGTGGTTGGACTTCACCGCATTGTCGTGGTAGGGCTTGCGCAAAATTACCTGGTGGGGCACGTTGGGCTCTTCAAAGCACAGGCCCACCGTAACCAGGCACTTGGCGCGGTCCTCCTCAATAATGCTCATCAGGGATGAGGTGCCGATGATTTTGCTGTCCAGCCCGAAACGCTCGTAGAAGAAATCGTTCACGTAGGTGTAGTTGCCCCGCGCGTCGGTCCGGATAATGTACACCGACTGGTTGCCCAGAATTGCCCCGTAGTGGCCGGCTACTTCCTGGGCGCTGATTTCCTCGTTGCGCTGCCGGGTAATGTCTACCAGCACCCCGAGCAGGCGGTGGGGCTGCCCCAGGTTGTTGCGCAGCACCAGCCCCCAGCAGTGCAGCCACATCGTCGAGCCATCGTGGCAGGTAGCCTGTACCACTTGGTCGAAGGAGTAGGTATGATCGGCAATACTGGTGGCTATGTACTCAGCCGTAGCGGTTTCCTCCTCGGGGCTAATGGCTGCCTTCCAAGCCGCCGCCTGGTTGAACTGAGCATCGGGCTCATAATCCAGACTACGCCAGAATTTGGCAGTAGCCCACTTCTCCTGGTCCCCCGTCAGGTTCCAGTACCACAGCCCAGCCAGCGTTGATTCCTGGATAAAGTCAAAAACGGTTTCGTCTGAGGCTTGTAATGCGCGCAGCTCTTGCTCTAAATAACTCATTGTATTACAACTGCTTGTAAAGCTGAACAAAGAATGGTCGCAGGGGCATGGGGTAGGAGCTAGTGGTGAAAGGGTAACAAATAGGCGGAAGCAGCTACGTAGTTCGGTACGCCAGTAGCTTTTCTTGCGAAAAGAATACTTCTACTTGGCGTTAAACAGAGCCGTGTGGTTCTTTGTATTGTGTAGTAAACTCAAAATAACCTCATTGTTTCAAACAAATAACGAACTATCAAATTTTTAATCCTGAATCGAGAATTTTTCCCAGCTTGGGTTACGCAGTTATCTTTTTCCAATAGGCCCTTGGTCTGCATAAGCGGGTCACTATCTTATTGGCGGTAGAAACCCTACGTCCGTCTTAGGCTCGGAATTTGTTGCCGTCCTTATTATGTCTCACCCGCCCGTGGCAAAAGCGCCAAAATTAGTATACGTCATTGAAAATGACCGAATTAGCTCCGTCATTTCAGAGTTAATCGTGAAAAAGAACTTGCTCAGCAGTGAGGTGCAAACCTACACCAACGGACAGCAGGCCTTTGACCAACTGCAAGGGTGCCTGCAGCAGCAAGCGCCCCTCCCAGACCTTATCCTGCTAGATTTGGACATGCCCCTGATGGATGGCTGGGAATTTCTGGATGCCTGCGCTACGCTAGCCCTCCCCCACCCCGTGAATATTTTTATTCTTACTTCCTCCATCAACCCCGAGGACTCCAGCAAGCTGCTGGCTCACCGTGAGGTAAAAGGATTTTTCACCAAACCCCTGAACGAGGAAGGCATCCGCCGCATGCAGCTGCTGTTGCAGGAAGTGTAGCGGCAGCGGCCCATATACTGCTTTCTACCCGTAGCTGGCTGGGTTACGCGCGGTCCGGTTGCGCTTCGGGCTAAGAAATCTGGTTAGCGGCTCTTTTATAGTATGCGTTTTCTATCACTACCTCCCCTACCCGGCGGCAGCCTATTTACTTGCCTAAGCTGGGGGCAGGCTTGCTCCTATGCGCTGGTAGCCGCTTGCTGCCTGCTCGTCCGGTTTCCGGCCTATGCCACCACCGTGTTGGGGCCGGTGCTGCTCGTGGGCCTGCTGGGCTTGGGAGTTGCCCACGGCGCCTGCGACCAGCTGGTGTGGCCCGTGTATCGTCCGGTCCGGGGTTCCCGCTGGGTGTACCAGGTGCGGTTTGGGCTCGGCTACCTCGGCTTGGCCGGGGGTGTTGGGTTGGTGTGGTGGCAGTGGCCAGGCGTGGCGGCGGTTTTCTTTTTTGGCCTGACTGCCTGGCACTGGGGTTCGGCTGATGCGCCGGCCTACCCGCAGCGTGGCATTTGGTTGGCGCACAGCCTACTTCGTGGAGTCTTGCTATTGGCGCTGCCGGCGTACTTCTGGCCCGCTGAAACGGTAGGGCACGTGAATGGGCTGTTGCTGCTGACCGGCGCCCCGCCCGCTCAGCTTGATTCCTACGCACCCGGAGGGCTGCTAGGGCTGGTACTAGCCGGACACCTGGGGTTGTGGGCGTACTTGGGCTGGCAGCGCCTACCTGGCCGCTGGCTGCGCGATGTGGGGGAAGTGTGCTTGCTAGCGTGCTTGTTCAGCAGTTGGCCGCCCTTGCTGGCCCTGGGCGTGTATTTCGTGTTTTGGCACAGCTTACAGCACATTTTGCGGCTTGCGCCCCTGCTTGGCTACGCGGCGGGGCCGAGCCGGTTGGGCGCACGGGGGCGGCGGAAGCTGCTATTTTTCGCCCGTCGCGCCTGGCCCATGCTGGCCGCGAGTTTGGTGTTGCTAGCCGGCGCGCATGCCCTAGGTGGCACTTGGCTTCCGGCCCAGAATGCCTGGCTGGGACTGGTAGTACTAGCGGCTTCCGTCGTGACTGTGCCCCACGCCTTGCTGGTTACCCTGGTGATGGATGCCCCCAAGTGGCGGGCGCGCCCATATTTGGCCGCTGGCAATCCCTTGGTCTTGCCAGCAGGGCAGCCACCGGAAAGCGGCACAGCGTTGCAAGCCTACGGCGGCAGGTAGGCCGGCTATTGCTCATAGGCGTCCAGCAGTTCGTCCAGGGTTTTGGCCCGCTGCTGATGAAAGCGCGGGTAATGATACGCGTCCAATTTCAGCAGCAGATACAGAAGCTGCTGGCGCTCAGGCGTGTTCAGGTTGCCGGCCAGCACACGCGCTACCTGCTCCATGCGCTCAAAAAGCTGGAACAATACCTCCCGACCACTATCTGAAAGCATGAGTACACGGCTGCGCCGATCATGCGAGTGCATCTGCTCCGTAACCAGTCCTTGCTTGTGTAAGCGCCGGATAACCTCCATGCCCCCTGATTTTTCGTGGATGTTCCGTCCTATCAGATCCGTCTTGCTCAGGGGCTGGTAGGCGTTCAGGGTAGCCAGGTAAGTGAAGTCTTCCAGGGTAGTCAGGGGAGAATCGCGCAGGGCCAGGCGCGAATACGAGCGGGCGTAGCGGGATAGAAAGGTGATGAGCTTGCTGATGCGTGACTCATCAAACTCCCGGACGTGTACTTGCTCCCGACTAACGGTAGTTGTGTCTGGGGGGGCGCTGGTATGGGCTTGTAGCCAGTGAGAAAAGTCTGCCAGTTGGTTGGGCTGATCGGGTAAAGACTGCGCCTCATATTTTTCAACGGCGGCCAGCAACTGCTGCAAGAAGGCGTAGTTCATCGGGCAAAGGTAGCACTCTAGTCTTCTACTACTGTTGAGGTTACCTCAAACTGCGTCCTAACCCGCTGATACGGCCCGACAACAGGCTTCTTCTACCCCAAGAGGAGCGGCTATGATTTGCACTTCACCGGCCACCGCCAGGTTCGGTTCACACAACAGTAGTCCAGGCGAAAAGGAAAGGGTAGAGCCTTTGCCCTAAAAATCAGGTAGGCTTTTACGGCTTTCACCGAGAAATGCAAAGCAACAAACGCTCCATTGGACTTGAATTGGGAAAGACCAAACGATAAAACAAGAGCATGAATATCCAGTTTCTTCTATGTTTTCTTGATTAAAGTAAGATATAATATAATTATTACATCAAAATAACTACATGCTATGGAAATAGTGAAAGTCGTCTTGCGAATCGAGTCAAATTGATACGATCTTACACTATTATTCCTAAAATTAGAATTTGAATGAACCCAACTTTTACCCGCGTGTGGCTGGTGTTAACCTGCCTTGTTTTTTGTACTATTCATACAACCTGGGGGCAAACAGCTACGGCAGCCCTGGGTGGCACTGTAGTGTCCGTAACGGGTAGCCCTGTTGCCGGAGCGGCCGTTACGGCCATTCACTTGCCCACGGGACTGCGCCGCGCCGCGGCCACCGATTCGGCGGGCATCTTTAGCATTCCGGATGCACTTGTTGGCGGGCCCTTTGCCGTCCAGGTAACGCAGCCTAGCTTCCGTACTCAGGTGATTACCAACGTGTTCCTGTCTGCTGATAAAGCGGTGCAGCTCAGCATTGCGCTAGCCCCCGACGTGGTGCAAGTGGGTACGCGCCGGATTGACCGCACGGTGCTGGAGTCCGCGGTACCGGTAGACGTAATTGACATGCGTGAGCTGCTGGCCACCGGGCCCCAGACTGATCTGACCCAGATTCTGAACTACTCGGTGCCTTCCTTTAACTCGACCCGCCAAACCTCCGCCGACGGGGCCGACCACGTCGATCCGTCGTCGCTACGGGGCCTGAGCCCGGACCAGATGCTGGTGCTAGTGAACGGCAAGCGCCGCCACACCACGGCCCTGATTAACCTACTCGGTAGCCGTGGCGTGGGCAACGTAGGCTATGACCTGAACACGGTTTCCTCCAATGCCATTGACCGGATTGAGGTGCTGCGCGACGGCGCCGCGGCCCAGTACGGCTCCGATGCCATTGCCGGGGTTATGAACATCAACCTGCGCGCCGACAACAAAGGTGGCAACGTGCTGCTGAGCACGGGCATTACCAGCGCCGGCGACGGTCTGAGCACCCTGTTTAGCCTAAACAAAGGCTTTAAACTGGGCCAGAAAGGCTTCCTGAACCTGACCGGCGACGTGGATTACCGCGGCGCCACTACCCGCCAGTACTCGCGCAGCCTCAATTCCTGGCCAGTATTTTCCAGCAACCGCGCCTCCGAAGATTCCGCGCTAGCCGCGAACGGCAAAACTTACCGGGACTTCGAGCAGGTAAACGGCGACGCCAAAATCCGCAATTACCGGCTGCTCTATAACCTGGGCGCTCCGCTCAGCAACAAGGTATCGTTCTACTCCTTTGGGGGCTTTAACTACCGCCGCGGCCGAGCCGTTGCGCCTTGGGTGCTACCCTCGGCCCAACCCGCCGACATTGTGGATAGCATCTTCCCCCTGGGCTACCAGCCCAACATCAACACGCGCATTCATGATGCGTCCGGGGCGGCCGGCATTACGGCTAGCCTAGGTCAGTGGAAGCTGGATGTCAGCCACGTAGTGGGCCTCAACCGCATGCACTACGATGTCAGCAACACGCTTAACAGCACCCTAGGTACGGCCTCGCCTACCCAGTTTGATGCCGGCGGCCTGCAGTTCCGCCAGAACGTAACCAACGCCACCCTGAGCCGGCTGTTTCCGCAGGTACTGGCCGGCACCAACGTAGCCTTCGGCACGGAGTACCGCACCGAGAACTACCTAATTTTTGCTGGTGAAGAGGCTTCCTGGAAGGATTACGGAAGGGGTGCCGCCGGGGCCTCGGGTGGCGCTCAGGGCTTTATCGGCTTTGACCCCGCGGCAGCCATCGAGGGCAACCGCAACAACATCGGGGGCTTCGTGGACGTGGAAGCTGACATCACCAAAAAGTGGACGATTGGCACGGCCGTACGCTTTGAGAATTACTCAGACTTTGGCTCGGCCTTCATTTACAAGCTGAACACCCGCCTGCAGCTGGCCAAGTTTCTTTCGGTGCGGGCTGGCTACAACACGGGCTTCCGGGCTCCATCCTTGCAGCAGGCGCTGTACCGTCAGCTCACGCTACTACCCGTCAATAACGGGGTAGTGTACACGGGTATCTTCAACAACCAGAGCGAGGTAACCCGCGCGGCCGGTATTCCGGCCCTGCAGCCCGAAAAGTCGCGCAACTTTAGCGCCGGCCTGATCCTGACGCCTTCGCCCGCCCTGACCTTCACGGTGGACGCCTATCAGATTGCCATTGATGACCGGATTATCCTGTCGGGTTTGCTGGGCCAGGGCATCACGCCGGCCCTGGATGCGGCCCTCACCCAAGCCAACGCCACCAACGCCCAGTTCTTTACTAACGCGGTAAACACGCGCACCCAGGGCCTGGACCTGGTAGCCAGCTACCGCCGCCCCGTGGGTCGCGGCAACTTCCTGGCCAGCCTGGCGGCTAACTTCAACCGCAACACCATCCGTAGCATTGACGTGCCAACAGCTTTTGCCAAGCTGCAGAGCGACGACGACCTGGGTAATAACTATGTGGATCAGCGCCAGCTTTCGCTGATTGAGACGGGTAACCCCAAGAGCAAGCTCATTCTAAACACGAGCTACGAGGTAGGCAAGTTTAACCTACTGGTGCGCAACGTCCGCTACGGGCAGGTTAGCAGCTACGATTTCAACTTTGACCCCTTGGCTGAAGGCAGCTACTATCTGGTGTTCAAGCCCCGGCTGACCACGGATCTGCAGCTGAGCTACAAGCCCAAGCAGGCCCTGCAGCTCACGGCCGGCGTGAACAACTTGTTCAATGTGCAGCCTAACACCATTGCCGAAGCTGCCCGCAACGGTAATCCCCCAATCGGCTTCAAAACCCAGGCTGAGTTCGACGCCTACTTCCAAAACAAGTACGGCCAGCCTTCCTACCTGCCCTACGACTTCGACATTCTGCCTTACCACTCCCACCAGATGAACTTCAACGGGACGTTCTTCTACCTAAAGGCAGTGTATAACTTCGGCCTGTAAGCTGCGGGCTACCAGTTTCCCGGGCCGGCGGCCTACCTTCCCTGCCGGGGAGAAGCGGCCGGTCCGGGAGCCGTTTTCTTTTGCTTAGCTCTACTACCTCCTGTATGAAGAAGCACTACGCTATTTCGTATGTTATTATCCTGTTGCTGCTGCACAGCGTGCTGGCGGCCGCTGCCCCTCTGCGAGCTCCTGCTTCTCCCCTCGATGGGCTCTGGAAAGGCCCGTTGAAAGTACCTGGTGGTCAGTGGGAAGTGGTTTTCCGGGTAGTGCCGCTGACCGGTGGCAGCTACTTTGCGACCCTGGATGTGCCCATTCAACGGGTGAGCGGTATTTCAGTGGCCGTGGAAGTGCAGGGCGATTCGGTAAGCTTCGTGGCTGAGCAGGTAGGTAGCCGCTTTACCGGGCAGCTTTCCGCCAGCGGGCAACAAGTACAGGGCACCTGGCGCCAAAATGGCTTCAAAACGCCCCTGACCCTGCAGCTGGTGCCGGCCTCGGCCGTGGCGGGCGCCAAAACCCGACTGACGCCCCCTTACCAGGAAGAAGAAGTGACGTTTACCAGCAGCCAGGAGGCACTCCGCCTAGCCGGCCTGTTGTCCTTACCCCCGGGCACAGGGCCGTTCCCGACCGCCGTGTTGGTTTCCGACGCCGGAGCCCAGGACCGGGACGGCACCGTAGGCGACTACCGCCCTATGGGCGCGCTGGCCGACTACCTAACCCGCCGTGGCATTGCCGTTCTGCGCTTTGATGACCGGGGTGTGGGCGGCTCCAGCGGCTCGGCGGCTCCAGCTACCATTTCCGACGTGGTAACGGACGTGCAGGCGGCGCTAAACTTCCTGCGTACTCGCCCCGAGGTAGATTTAACCCGCCTGGGTATTATTGGGCACGGTGAGGGTGGCAACGTGGCCCTGCTGGCGGCGGCTCAACCCCTCCCCCCCGCCTTTGTAGTGGCCCTGGCCGCGCACGGGCTGCCTGGCAGCGACATTGTTATTCAGCAACAAACCAATGTGCTGCGCTCCTTGGGTACGGATCAAGCACAGGTTGAACAAGCTGTGAAGCGCCAGCAGGCCATGCTCGAAATCATTCGGCAAACTCCCGATGACGCCCAAGCACAGGCCATTGTGGCCAACATGCTGCGCCAAAACAATTCCTCCATGGATCCGGCGGCAGCTAAAGCCAGCGCCGCCGAGCTTACCTCGGCCCGCTACCGGCAATTCCTGTCGTTTAACCCCATTGCTAAGCTTCCCGACGTGAAGTGCCCCGTGCTGCTGCTCAACGGAACGGCCGACCTGTACGTGGCCGCCGACGCTAACATGGCTCCCCTGGCGAAAGGCCTGAAAAATAACAAAAGCGTGGTCAGCCGCAAGCTACCCGGCGTCAACCATTTGTTTCAGCCTGACCCCAAGGAGTGGCCCCTGGTGAACGGGCAAGCCAAGGAAATATTCTCACCCCAGGCCCAGGAAGCAATCCGGGAGTGGATTGTTGAGCCGGTTAAAAAGTAAGTCGACTCGGGCAGTGGAAGCAGCGGATGTTGCTACCACTGCCCAGGCCGCGCTCCATCATTAGTATCCTTCATACTTTCATTAGTATCCTTCATACTTTCCACTCATACGCCTACCCACATGAAGCTACCGTTTACTTCTTCTATTCCCCAGGCCCGCACGCAGTTGCTGCGCTCCTTACAGCAAGCTTTCCGACTGGCCGTAGTCGCTAACGAGCCGGGGGCTCCCTCGGCCGATGAGCTTGCCGAAATGGCTACCAGCCAGACGCGACGCGACTTTCTCACTAACACAGCCAAAATGGGCCTGTTAGTTAGCGCCGGCGGGCTGCTATCTGCCTGCGACACGGAGGTAGTGGAGCCTGCGTTGGAGCCGCAAAGGCAGCAAAGCCTGGGCTCGCTTACGGGGGTAGCCCCGCGGGTAGTGGTAGTGGGGGCAGGCATGGCCGGTTTGAACTGCGCCTATCAGCTCAAGAAAGCTGGCGTGCCGGCCCGCGTGTACGAAGCCAGCAACCGGGCCGGGGGCCGCATTTTCACCGCCCGCGGCCTAATGGGTCCTGGGCTCACCACGGAGCTGGGAGGCGAGTTTATTGACAGCGGCCACGCCGACATGCTGCAGCTAGCCCAGGAGTTTGGCTTGCCTCTCTACGATGTAGAGTCGCCCAGCGAAACCGTGCTGCAAAAGGACGCCTATTTCTTCGGGGGCAAGCAGTACACCGTAGCGCAGGTAATTGCCGCTTTCCAGCCGTACGCGCGGCAAATGCAGGCTGATATTCGCTCGCTGCCGGGCACTATCACCTTCGAGAAGATGAACGCGGCCGCAGCCCGCTTTGATCAGATGTCGATTGCCGCCTATTTCGACTCGATTCACATGACAGGCTGGATCCGGACGTTGCTGGAAGTGGCCTACCTGACCGAGTACGGACGGGAAGTAAATGACCAGACCTCGATTAACTTCCTGTGGCTGTTCTCGGCCGACACCAGCAAGGGCACTTTTGACATTTTTGGTGTTAGCGATGAACGCTACAAAATTAAGGGTGGCAACCAGCAGCTCACCGATGCCCTGCACGAGCAGTTAGCCGGTCAGGTAACGCTGCAGCACAAGCTCGTGGCCCTGAGCCAGCAGGGTAGCGAATACCACCTAACGTTCGAGCAAGCCAGCGGCACTCGCCTCACCGTGGTAGCCGATTACGTGGTACTGACCATTCCTTTTACCATTCTGCGGACGGTAGATTTGCAGGTAGCCTTGCCCGCTTGGAAGCTGAACGCCATCCAGAACCTGGGCTACGGTACCAATGCCAAGCTATTTTTGGGCTTTAATGGCCGGCCCTGGCGCAACAATGGCTACACTGGCTACCTGTTCTCCGACCAGACGGCTCAGAGTGGTTGGGACAGCGGCCAATTGCAGCCCACCACCCAGACGGCGTTTACCGTCTATCTGGGCGGACAAGCGGGCGTAGCTGTGGGCTCCGGTTCGGCCCAGTCGCAGGCCGGCAAGTTTCTGCCCGTACTGGAAAAGGCCTGGCCGGGTACGCAGGCCGCCTTCAACGGCCAGGTTGAGCGCTTCCACTGGCCTACGCACCCGCACACGCTGGCTAGCTACGCCTGCTACCGGGTAGGACAGTTCAGCACTATTGCCGGGGCCGAAGGCAAACCCGTGGGCAACCTATTTTTCGCCGGTGAGCATTGCAGCGCCTGGTACCAGGGCTTCATGAATGGCGCCGCCGAAACTGGCCGCATGGCGGCCTCGGACGTGCAAGCGGCCCTGCGCACCAAAAACACGGCCCTTCACCAGCGGATGCGGCAGCGGGAAAAAAGCCTGGCTTAGCGCAACGAGGCTGATGGCATAAAAGCTGTTATGCCGCCTTGCGGCCATAATCTTAACCGCTCTCCGGCGCTTATGCTGCGCACAGCCAAGCATTGGCTACCGCACTACTCGTGTTACTAAACAAACAGCTCCGGCCAGTTGGCCGGAGCTGTTTGTTTTTAGAACTCTGCGTGGCGCAACTATAAGCCGCCGGCCAGCCCAGAAGTATGTAGAGGATTCACTCGTATTGACGGCTAACAGCCCAGGCAATAACGGCGTGACCTATCACCTCATCGGTAACCGAAGCAGGCTTCGGACCTAATCTCTGGTAAAGCAAACGCCCTGGCTGCCAGTGGCAACCAGGGCGGTGGTGATCCCGCTGGGATTCGAACCCAGGACCCATACATTAAAAGTGTATTGCTCTACCAGCTGAGCTACAGAATCATTTGTTTTCTTTGCAAACGGCGAATGTTTTTCGCTGATTGTGGCACAAAAGTAGAGGCCCAAGTTTAACCGTGCAACTGTTTTGCTAAAAAAAGTCCTCCTTTTTTTCCTTTTTGGAGCCCTGATTTTTCAAGCGGCTCAGGCCCAAAAAGTTACTCCACGCCTTCTGCATGCTGATTCCCTGTTTGAAACGGGTCGTCCAGAGCAGGCCTACCCGCTCTACCGCCGCGTACGGGAGCAGGACGGTGTACAGTCGGCGCAGCAGCTGTTGCGCATGGCCTATACTCAGGAGGGTCTCGGGCATTATCCGGCGGCGCTTTATTACCTGAGCTTGGCCCAGGCCTGGCAGCCCCGGCATACTACCTGGGAAAAAATGGTGGACATCGCCCAGCAGCACCGCCTAACGGGCTACCCCAATACCTGGCGGCAAAACCTGGCCATTACCGTCCAGCGCTACTACTACCGCCTGCTGCAGGTGCTGCTAGCACTAGCCGTGGCTGGCGGTACGCTGCTGCTGGTGCGCCGCCGCACCGCCGACCGCGCTTGGTGGGCCATGTATGCTACCTACCTGCTCGTGCTGGGCTTGTTCCTGAACCTGCTGGGGCCGGGCCGGGTAGGGCTGGTGTCGCGGCCGCGGGCACCGCTCATGGCTGGCCCTAGCGCGGGTTCAGCTTGGCTTACAACAGCCGCCGCCGGCGACCGTTTCGAGGTGCAAGGCCAGCACGACATTTGGTACCGCGTGCAGTGGCAGGGCCGCGACGCCTACATCCGCCGCCCCGATTTACTGCTGGTTGAATGAGATAAAATTATCAGGCAGTAACGCCGAAGCCGGCCGTTCTAGAAAAAACGGCCGGCTTCGGTGCGGTTGGGGCAAGATGCTTAGAGGGTAAAGTCGGGCTCTTCCTTCCGAAAATGGTTTAACACCAGCTTATCGGCTAGGCCCGGCAGCCATTTGTTCAGGAACACCGTGAGCTTGCCCTGACCGGTCAGCACCAAGTCGCGGCGGCGCTGCTGCACGGCGCGGAGCAGGTGCTGGGCCACTTCTTCGCTGCTCATCATCTGTTGCTCATTCCGCGGCGACTCACCCTGGGCCGAACCGTCGGCGGCCAGGGCCACGTTGCGGATGTTGGAGGCCGTAAAACCGGGGCAAGCCAGCAGCACGTGCACGCCCTGGGGCAGTAACTCGGTGCGAAGGGCCTCTAGAAAGCCGTGCATGGCGAATTTCGAAGCCGAGTAACCCGTTCGGCCCGGCAGGCCGCGGTAGCCGGCAATGCTGCTGACGCCCACGATGGAGCCTTTGGCCTGGGTAATGTGGGGTAGAGCAAACTTGGTGGTGTACACCGTCCCAAAAAAATTGGTTTGCATCAGGCGCCGGATAACGTCCAAGTCGGCGTCGCGGAACAGGGCCCGCATGCTGATGCCCGCATTGTTGATGAGCACGTCCAGGCGGCCAAAAGCGGCCACGGTTTCTTGTACGGCCCGCTCCGAATCAGCCTCTACCCCCACATCGGCACGGATGGCTAGGTGACTGATTCCGAGGCTGGCCAGCTCCCGGGCCGTATCCTGCAAACGGGCTTCGTCGCGGCCGGTAATGGCTACGCGGGCCCCGGCCCGCCCAAATGCCAGAGCAGTAGCCCGGCCAATGCCGGAGGTACCGCCCGTAATGAGCACTACGTTGTCTTTCATGAAAAGGAAATAACCAGATGCCCTCCGGCTGGAAAGCGCGCAAAACTACGGGTAATTCTGCCAGCATAATGCCACTAACGAGCCTCAACTAGCCTTATAGCACTACGCCGCTGACAGGACATGGAGCGCGTGGTCGAAGCACAAATTGTATTTTATCACGCTATTGTCACTATCTTCGAGCTACGCCGTACCGGTGTTTCCTTTGCTTTGTATGCCCCAGCCTTTTCGTGTGATTCAGAGCAAAAAAACACGCTGTATAAATGGGCGTTTGGCGCAGCTAGCTGAACTCGTTTCTTTCTGCTGTCCAAACCGCCTTACCCTGCAGAAAGGCAGTCAGGCTTGCCGTACAGTGCTACTAACCCGCGGCGGCTTTCTGAAAACGGGGGATGCAGACCGGAAATTTACCATTGGGAGGATTGGAACGCAGAAGGTACTTTTGCTATCAACACGCTACAATGCACTATCGTGAGTGGACAAGCAATAGCCGTTAACATCCTGATTATTATCCGTTCATGTGCCCATAGCCTTAAGTAAACGCGCCTGTTTGTGCGACTTGCTTCCGCTGGTAGCGACGCCCTTACTATTACTACCCGTGCTGAGGTGCTAAAGCACCCGCTACTACCTGCGCTGGCGGCCGCGGTGCGCTGGGCCGGCTATGCTGAGGCCTAGCTTCGGTTAGCCGACAGCCTTGCCTGAATTTGACTTTTTAGCCATACGGCGCCAGCCGGGCTTCTTTCCTTGCATCTTCTTTTTTATTCTATGCCAACACGTTTACTACGCACCTGTTTCCTGCTGTTGATTTGGCTTACGGTGGGGGCACTGCCCGCCGCGGCTACCCACTTGCTGGGTGGTGAAATGAATTATAAATACCTGGATGCCAACGGGCCAACTACGGCTCCCTTCCGCTACCAGGTTACGGTGCTGGTATACCTGAACAAGGAGTCGGGCTCAGTGGCGCCCGATGGCCGCCTGAGCGTAGACATCAGCTTTTATAATAAGTCGCAGAATGGGGCGCGAATTATGTCGGTTACTGTGCCGCGCACCAGCTTTGTGGAAATTACCCCGCCCTCGCCGGGTACTTGCACCCTGCCTAATAGCCGGCCGC of Hymenobacter sublimis contains these proteins:
- a CDS encoding sensor histidine kinase, which translates into the protein MSYLEQELRALQASDETVFDFIQESTLAGLWYWNLTGDQEKWATAKFWRSLDYEPDAQFNQAAAWKAAISPEEETATAEYIATSIADHTYSFDQVVQATCHDGSTMWLHCWGLVLRNNLGQPHRLLGVLVDITRQRNEEISAQEVAGHYGAILGNQSVYIIRTDARGNYTYVNDFFYERFGLDSKIIGTSSLMSIIEEDRAKCLVTVGLCFEEPNVPHQVILRKPYHDNAVKSNHWEFKGIVGSNGEVVEIQCVGYDVTLLVDNLERSKQLLALTNQQNARLQNFAYIISHNIRSHSANLTALVKFLQNATDEAQATMFLEMLKTSTDKLAETIINLNEIVTVNNMGLQPKEMRGLRQEVSRTLEAMNVLIHESQLTVTLNIPEEVTVQVVPAYLDSILLNLLSNAIKYRSASASPQLTLDSYREGDYTVLSVADNGRGIDMARNHNKIFGMYKTFHDNEDARGLGLFIVKNQIEAMNGKIEVASEVGVGTTFKVYFSEIV
- a CDS encoding response regulator — translated: MSHPPVAKAPKLVYVIENDRISSVISELIVKKNLLSSEVQTYTNGQQAFDQLQGCLQQQAPLPDLILLDLDMPLMDGWEFLDACATLALPHPVNIFILTSSINPEDSSKLLAHREVKGFFTKPLNEEGIRRMQLLLQEV
- a CDS encoding Brp/Blh family beta-carotene 15,15'-dioxygenase, translated to MRFLSLPPLPGGSLFTCLSWGQACSYALVAACCLLVRFPAYATTVLGPVLLVGLLGLGVAHGACDQLVWPVYRPVRGSRWVYQVRFGLGYLGLAGGVGLVWWQWPGVAAVFFFGLTAWHWGSADAPAYPQRGIWLAHSLLRGVLLLALPAYFWPAETVGHVNGLLLLTGAPPAQLDSYAPGGLLGLVLAGHLGLWAYLGWQRLPGRWLRDVGEVCLLACLFSSWPPLLALGVYFVFWHSLQHILRLAPLLGYAAGPSRLGARGRRKLLFFARRAWPMLAASLVLLAGAHALGGTWLPAQNAWLGLVVLAASVVTVPHALLVTLVMDAPKWRARPYLAAGNPLVLPAGQPPESGTALQAYGGR
- a CDS encoding MarR family winged helix-turn-helix transcriptional regulator, which encodes MNYAFLQQLLAAVEKYEAQSLPDQPNQLADFSHWLQAHTSAPPDTTTVSREQVHVREFDESRISKLITFLSRYARSYSRLALRDSPLTTLEDFTYLATLNAYQPLSKTDLIGRNIHEKSGGMEVIRRLHKQGLVTEQMHSHDRRSRVLMLSDSGREVLFQLFERMEQVARVLAGNLNTPERQQLLYLLLKLDAYHYPRFHQQRAKTLDELLDAYEQ